In Carya illinoinensis cultivar Pawnee chromosome 10, C.illinoinensisPawnee_v1, whole genome shotgun sequence, one DNA window encodes the following:
- the LOC122280151 gene encoding GDSL esterase/lipase At3g26430-like, producing MEPHWLVIFGLALSLTSLGKTVLSSTHCDFPAIFNFGDSNSDTGGLSAAFGQAAAPHGESYFHGPAGRYCDGRLVIDFIAESLGLPYLNAYLDAVGSNFTHGANFATAGSTVRPQNTTLHQSGFSPFSLNVQWYQFNDFHRRTQVFLNKERVFHELLPKKEHFSRALYTFDIGQNDLTAGYFLNMSTDQVRAYVPDVLAQFRDIVKYIYGQGGRSFWIHNTGPVGCLPYILDRLKFTAAQVDKAGCATPFNDVAQYFNRKLKQVVVQLRKDLPRAAITYVDVYSVKYSLISQAKKHGFEESLRACCGHGGKYNYNMHLGCGGKIKVHGKEVLVGKPCKDPAAWINWDGVHYTQAANKWVFDQIVGGSFSDPPIPLKQACHRYS from the exons ATGGAACCCCATTGGCTTGTCATTTTTGGCCTTGCACTCTCACTGACATCGCTTGGAAAGACAGTTCTTTCTTCAACTCACTGTGATTTTCCAGCCATCTTCAACTTCGGAGACTCGAATTCGGACACCGGAGGTTTGTCGGCAGCATTTGGGCAAGCTGCTGCCCCACATGGAGAGTCCTACTTTCATGGCCCAGCCGGACGGTATTGTGATGGCCGTCTGGTCATTGATTTCATAG CTGAGAGCTTGGGATTGCCATATTTGAATGCTTACCTTGATGCTGTGGGATCGAACTTCACGCATGGGGCCAACTTTGCCACTGCTGGCTCCACCGTTAGACCCCAGAACACAACCCTTCATCAAAGTGGTTTTAgtcctttctctttgaatgtTCAGTGGTATCAATTCAACGACTTCCATCGTAGAACACAAGTCTTTCTCAATAAAG AACGGGTTTTCCATGAACTGTTGCCCAAGAAGGAACATTTTTCTCGTGCTTTATACACATTTGATATTGGTCAGAATGACTTGACGGCAGGCTACTTCCTCAATATGTCAACCGATCAAGTTAGAGCATATGTTCCTGATGTCTTGGCTCAGTTCAGAGACATTGTTAAG TATATCTATGGTCAAGGAGGCAGGTCATTTTGGATACATAATACCGGTCCGGTTGGTTGTTTGCCTTATATCTTGGATCGTCTCAAGTTCACAGCTGCACAAGTGGACAAGGCTGGATGTGCCACTCCATTCAATGATGTGGCTCAATATTTCAATAGGAAGTTAAAACAGGTTGTGGTCCAACTTCGGAAGGATCTTCCTCGGGCAGCGATCACCTATGTTGATGTTTACTCGGTGAAGTACTCTCTCATTAGTCAAGCAAAGAAACATG GGTTTGAGGAGTCGTTGAGAGCTTGTTGTGGCCACGGTGGGAAGTATAACTACAACATGCATTTGGGATGTGGGGGAAAGATAAAGGTGCATGGAAAAGAGGTTTTGGTGGGGAAGCCCTGCAAAGATCCAGCAGCTTGGATAAACTGGGATGGCGTCCACTACACTCAGGCTGCTAACAAATGGGTTTTTGATCAAATTGTTGGTGGTTCTTTCTCTGATCCCCCAATTCCATTGAAACAGGCATGCCATAGGTATTCATGA